The following is a genomic window from Clostridium fungisolvens.
CTATTTTCTATTATGTCACTCCTTTTATTAAATATGAGGAGAAAAATCATAAGCATAACTTGTATAACATTCATTAAAGCTGAAATTAGTAATGTTTTTCCTAAGCTAAATCTAAACTTATTTAACTTCATTATAGATATACTCAACCCTTCTACACAGAATCTTCCTAATGATATCATACCATATTTTTCATTATAATCCAATTTATAGTTTAAAGCTAAGATTATCCTTCTTTTAATAGCCTGTATTTAACCTGCAAAATATTATCTTCTAACAAACCTTAAGCTTCAAAACCTTTCTATCAATTCCAAGAAATGATTTAGGAATGTTAATTAGAATAATTATTATATATTTATATAAATTATGTAAAATAAAATATGAATAAAATATATTGTATGTGTTATAATCTTAGAGGATTATATGAAATAATATAACTATATTTCATTATATCAGTAGATTAATAATTAATTGTGACTTCGCGGTTACATAAGGAGTGGAAATATGAGTAGTAAGTTTTATTTACATAAAATAGCAAACAAGAAGCTATCAGCTGGACGCCCTTGGATATACATAGATGAGATAAATGAATACGATGGTGATTATGAAAACGGTGATATCGTTGAAGTTTACAATGATAGAAGTGAGTTTATAGGAAAAGGTTACATAAATGATAGAAGCAAAATAACTATAAGATTGATGACTAAAGATATCAATGAAGAAATAGATATTAACTTCTTCAGAAAAAGATTAAAGAATGCATGGAGTTATAGAGAAAAGGTAATAGATACTTCTAGCTGCAGATTTGTATTTGGAGAAGCGGATTTTCTTCCTGGTCTTACTATAGACAAGTTTGAAGATTATTATGTAATTCAAATATCTACTTTAGGTATGGATAAATATAGAGACATAATAGTTAAAGTTCTTACTGAGGATTTTGGCGCTAAAGGAATATTTGAAAGAAGCGATATCGGAACAAGAGAGATTGAAGGCTTAGAACAAAAGAAAGGCTTCTTGACTGAGCAATTTGATACAATGGTTGAAATTACAGAAAACGGAGTAAAATATCTTGTTGATTTAGAAAATGGCCAAAAAACAGGCTTTTTCTTAGATCAAAAAGAAAACAGAAAAGCAATTCATAGAATATGCAAAGATGCTGAAGTTCTAGATTGCTTTACTCATACTGGCTCCTTTGCGCTAAACGCGGGAGTAGCAGGTGCTAAGTCAGTTCTTGGAATAGATGTATCTCAGCATGCAGTTGATTTTGCAACAAAGAATTCTGAGCTTAATGGTCTTTCAGACACAGTTAAGTTCGAATGTCATAATGCCTTCGATATACTTCCAAAATGGGCTAAAGAAGACAGAAAGTTTGATGTTGTTATCCTTGATCCACCTGCATTTACTAAGTCAAAGAATACAGTTACAGGTGCAAAAAGAGGTTATAAAGAAATCAATCTTAGAGGTTTAAAGATGGTTAGAGAAGGCGGCTTCCTAGTTACTTGTTCATGCTCACATTATATGAGCGAAGAACTTTTAAAGAAAACCATTGAAGAAGCTGCTAGAGATGCAAAAAGACAACTAAGACAAGTGGAATTTAGAACGCAGTCTGCAGATCATCCTATATTATGGAGTTCAGATGAAAGTTACTACTTAAAGTTCTTTATATTCCAAGTAATTTAAGTATTAATGTAAAAATATAGCTTTCAGGGCTTCTCATTAGTTAAAGAGAGTCTTGAAAGCTTATTTTGTAATTTGCAAAATTTCTAAAACCATTGAAATACCTAGGTTTAACTTTCTTGAAATTTTTGTATTTTCGTATACAGTAAAAAAGAGCCTCACTAATCAATGAAAGCTCCATGATTCTCAACTTATTATATTGTAATTTCACCATTCTTATATTATGGCACTATAGAAAACAAATGCTTAAGCTCTTCTTTCCTTCCAGATAAAGAAGGCTATTATAAATATTGAGGCTTCTTTAAAGTTTCTTATATCATATCCAGTATCTTTATATATTTTATCTAATCTATATATAAGAGTATTTCTATGTATATATAACTTTTTAGCTGCTTCACTGATATTAAGTCCACAATTAGCAAATTCCTCTATAGTACTTATAATTTCAGAATCAAATTTAGAGAACTTATCTTTAAACTTTATAAAGAGTTCTTCCTTCATGTTGTCATTTATATTATAGATTACCTTCTCTAAAATGAGTTTGTCTGAATCATATACTGTTTCTTTCAAATCATATTTCTTACTAAGAGTTATATACAATGCTGCATCATTGAACGCATTTTTTATATCATCAGCTCCACCACTAAAAGAGCTGTAACTTATATAGCATTTTGTATATATGTCTGAAAGAATAGAGTCCTTCATACTATTTGCATGATCTAATTCATCTTCAAAATTTCCTAAAATAACTATATAATCTTTATAAATCATACTTATTATGTTTTCATCATCATAGGATTCTTTTATTACATTAAGAGCATCATATCTATTTTTACTTAAAGATATAAGGAACAATGTACATCTATTGGATAGAAAGGGCAATGCATTATATAAAGCTTCTGAAGAAACACCCTTTCCTTCCAACATATTAATAACAAGTTGTTCTCTCATAGAGAATATTTCTCTATATTTAGTTTCAATTGAATATTTTAGTAGGGGAATGCACATTTCAAAGCTTTTGCTGATTGCAAGCTTAGCTTTTTGTGCTCCAAGCCAAAGCTCTTTTTCTAATAGCAGCGCTCCATCAATTGATATTATTGAATTAAATAATATCGTATTATCATCTAATGAAAGTTTAAACTCCACACCACTATTTTCACTCAATCTAGCAAGATAGTCTTTGAAATTGTACATATTTTAGTCCTCCTATAAAATTGTTAATTCTGTTTCCTTATCAAATACGTGTATCTTATCAACTTCTATTGCAAATTTACCTTTATCTCCAGATTCAAGTTTAGTGCTGCCATTTACTCTTATTGTCATGTTGTTTCCGTCCTTTGATACGTAAATGTAACTTTCAGCACCCATTAATTCTGTAACTTCTACTTTAGCTTCGATAATTGAATTTTGATTTCTAGCTATAAAATCTGGATCATCATCAATATGTTCTGGTCTTATACCCATTATAACATCTTTTCCCACATAATTGTTCTTTTTTAACACTGATGATTGTTGGTCATTAAGAACTATTCTCTCTGTTCCTACAGTAAGAGCTACTTTTCCTTGCTCTTCTGAAACTTTAGCATCTAAAAAGTTCATTTGTGGAGATCCAATGAATCCTGCAACAAATATGTTTGCTGGGTGATCATAAACTTCTTGTGGGCTTGCAACTTGTTGAACTAGTCCATCTCTCATAACAACTATTCTAGTACCCATAGTCATAGCTTCTGTTTGATCATGAGTAACATATATAAATGTAGTTTGAAGTCTCTTGTGTAATTTAGATATTTCAGTTCTCATCTGAACTCTTAACTTAGCATCCAAGTTTGAAAGAGGTTCATCCATTAAGAATACCTTAGGTTCTCTAACTATAGCTCTACCTAATGCAACTCTTTGTCTTTGTCCACCTGAAAGTGCTTTTGGTTTTCTATCTAATAAGTGCTCTATGTCAAGGCTCTTAGCAGCTTCTCTTACTTTCTTATCTATTTCAGCTTTGTCTACTTTTCTTAATTTTAGTCCGAAGGCCATATTATCATAAACAGTCATATGTGGATATAATGCATAGCTTTGGAAAACCATTGCTATATCTCTGTCTTTTGGTGCAACATCATTAACGATTTTATCTCCGATCCAAAGTTCTCCGTCTGATATTTCCTCAAGACCTGCTATCATTCTTAAAGTGGTTGATTTACCGCAACCTGATGGTCCTACAAATACTATAAATTCCTTATCTTCAATCTCAAGATTAAAATCCTTTACTGCAGTAACATCCCCTTGATATACTTTGTATATATGTTTCAATGATAAATTTGCCATTTGTACTCCTCCTTGTATTTTATACTCTAATTGTAAGCGTTTAATCACACTTATTCCATACGAGGAAATTACAAAATTAATTTTAGCTATTTGTAGTAAAGTACAAACCCTGGTAATAATGATTTCGATTCATAGTATTATCTATTTCATTCAATATTTCCCATTTCTTCAAACTCCACATTGGTCCAATTAATGAATCTCTTGGTGCATCCCCTGTTAATCTATGAATAACCATATCATCAGGAAGCATAGTAATTGATTTGCATATGATATCAATATATTGTTCTTGAGAAAGAAATTTAAGCTTACCTTGATCATATAATCTTACCATCGGGGTTTCTTTAAGCAAGTGTAGCAAATGAAACTTCACACCATTTACTCCACTATGCGCAATATAATCAACAGTTTTATACATATCTTGTTCCGTTTCACCTGGAAGTCCAAATATACAATGTACAACTATATCAATAGATCTTCGTTTCAATCTCTCAACAGCTTGTTCAAACATCTCGAGCTTGTAGCCCCTATTTATCAACTTTGCTGTATCATCACTAACAGTTTGAAGTCCAAGTTCCACCCAGAGATATACCTTTTTGCTTATTTCCTCTAATAAATCTAGCACTTGCTCATCTAAACAATCCGGTCTAGTGGCAATAGCTATACCAATAACATCTTCTTGCTTTAAAGCTTCTTCATACTTTTCTCTAAGAACCTCAACTGGTGCATAGGTATTTGTGTATGCTTGAAAATAAGCTATATACTTCCCATTCTTCCACTTTTTTTGCATCATATTCTTTATATCATTAAATTGAGATGTTATAGAGAAACATCTGTCTCCAGCAAAATCTCCCGATCCTCTTTCACTACAAAACAGGCAACCGCCCTTACTTATAGTTCCATCCCTATTAGGGCATGTGAATCCCCCATCTAAAGATATTTTAAATATCTTTTCTCCAAACTTTTCTCTTAGAAAATAATTCAAACTATGGTAAGGCTTATTTCCCCACATTTTCATTTGTTCCATATAATCAACCTTTCATAAAAACATAAATAATTTATATCTTCTTATATTCTAACCCTTATTAGTCTTAAACTTCAATTGTTTATTTATGCCTACAAAAAGCCGTTAGTTCTAACTTTCAATACTAGGTAGATTTTATTTGGAACTGGTCTATCTAGAGAATTCCTGTATCGAAACTTAATTTATACTTATTCGAAAATCTCGGATTCTGGGGATTTTCTGTCATATATAAATTAATAGTTGAGTTTGGAACTCTATAAAGATAAACCACTTTGGATCAAAGTGGTTCATCTTTATAACTTATTCATACTAAAAATAATATATAATCTTCAAACATACATAACTTAAGCACTCATAATTTTGCCTGTGTAAATGAACAAAAGTAATATTTTATACCTTATCTATTTTTAATTCCTTAAAATCAAGCTTATACATACCTAATACGTCCTGCCTTACATCAGTTCTACCACTTACACCCTTTACTTCAAAGAACATTTCGGTTTTAGTAAATTTAGAAAATACAAGCTCATATTTGTCTGCAGGAAAAATTTTATCAAAATTAGCTTCAAGCATACTTCCGCTAGCTACACTATAAGCCTTCAATCTATTAGCCACATTATTTTCTAAATACTGAACTGCCATATAATTCTCATCTTGAGAAAACATAATTTTTTGCACTATTCCATTATCATATATATCAACAGCTTTGACCTTTTTAGCTAATGGCTTTTTATCAGGATCTTCCTGCTGTTTTTGATCCTGCCCATCACCACCGCCACTACTACCACTACCACTTTGTGATGATGCTGTAGGCACTGCATCTTCTACTTCTAATATTCCAACAAAAGATCTACTTCCATCCTTTGTAGATATGCCCATACGTTGGCCTGATATAGTGAAATTAATAGCAGTAAACTCTTTAGCTGGTATTTCCTTCTTTAATATATTGGCTTCGTTTGTTTTTGGGTACATATCCTTAGGTAAATCTTTCATAGCAATAACTAATTTAGCTTTTGGCTCATCCTTAGATTTTAACTTAATACTTTCTCCTTCTACAAAGGCTTCCACAAGAGTTTCAGCTTTGACTTCATCTATTTCATATACATCCCCTTGCTGCTTAGACACCTTAATTGAAAAAGTATCTATATCTGCTCTAGGAACTCCTTGCTTCAATCTATTTACTTTAGCTTTTATAATTGCACTTTTACCTGATTGATTTATCTCACTTACTGAAAAATCTACTATAGATAAATCAGTATCTTGAAGTTCCTGGGTTTTATTTGCAAGCTTTGAGCTACATAACTTTCTAGCATTTTCATAATCATTTCTAGAAAGATACTTCATATAATTTTCTGCAACTCTTATAGCTTGCTTTTCATTAACTAGACTATCTGAACTAGATCCACTTGAAGAAGTATTACTTTTTTTGCATCCAACAAATATGGTTGCTATAACTAATATCCATACTACAAACAACCTTCTTTTCTTCATAACTTCCCACTCCTTACTATTATAGATGTAACATATCTAACTAAAACCAATTTTTCCCAGCACCTGAAAATAAACCGCTGAATATTCTCAAGATCACCATAAATTCAATGTCTTTTGTTTCTTCATACATATATACGACTATATATAAAATAGCTTTTCCATTTAAGTAAAAACTATTATATAAATATTCTTCTACCTTTTATGAATAAATAGTGGACAATCTATATATATTTATTATGAATAATATACATGGAGGGATATCGTGAGAAAGGAAGCCTTAAAGGTTTTTCAGGTAGCTGCAGTATTTATAGGCACAATAGTAGGAGCTGGATTAGCTTCTGGAAAAGAGATAACACAATTTTTTACATCTTACGGATATAAAAGTTTCATAGGGATTATTTTTTGTGGGCTGTTTTACATAGCTATGTGTTCCATAATGGCTAAAATCAGTATTAAATTTAATTTAAATTCATATGGAGAAGTTATAAACGTAGTAAGCCCTAACTTTCTCGGAAAAATAACAGGTGTAATAACCACACTTTATTTAATTTCTTCTGCCTCTATAATTTTGGCAGGTAGTGGAGCCTTATTGCACCAATTTTTTGGCATACCAAAAATTTTAGGTACTTTAATAATGGCTACAGCAGCTTTACTAGCTTTGACTAGAGAAACCTCCGGACTAATAGAAGTAAATTCCTTTATAGTACCTTCATTGATATTAGTTATATCAACTATACTAATTCTATATCTAGTGTTCTATAAAGATGTAGTTACTATACCTCACCTTAAAAGTCTTGGTGCCCAAAAAAGCAACTGGTGGCTGTCAACTATACTTTACTCTGGCTATAATATATTGTGCTGTTCAGGTGTTCTTGTGCCTCTAAGTACAGAAATGAAGAAAACCAAGACCATGATACTCGGAATTTCTTTAGGAGCAATAGGCTTAACATTATTATGCATGGCTATAAACCTTATGCTAATGCTGAATCAACCATATATATATCAATACGAAATACCATTATTATATATAACTAATAGATTCGGTAGAGTACTGCAGATAGTTCTCTTATGTATAATATGGTTAGAGATGTTTTCTACTGAAGTATCTGATGTATTTTCAATTTCAAAAACTATAGATAAAGTTCTTAAGATTAAATATGACACTGCTATATTCCTTGTTATTGGACTAGCTATATTAGTTTCTCAAATAGGCTTCACTAACTTGATATCTACCTTATATCCTATGTTCGGTGTATTAAGCTTAATTTTTATAAGCCAATGCATTTACTTTTATGTTCGAAAAATGAGATAACTTTAAGCTTAAAAAACCAGTGGATTTTAACAATCCACTGGTTTCCCTTTACCCTTAATTACAAGTAACATCTACATATACTAAAAACATTTATATTAACTTTATCATTAAATAAGCCTTTTATATTAATGAATGATAAAAATTATTGTTTATGATATTATTTAGACATAATCTTTTAATAACATAACTTTAATATTTTTAAATTTTGCTAGCCTAAGAACATTGTTGAAATTAAATGGTTATGCAGGAGATGCTATATGAGCGAGCCATTAGAATTAAATGATTTTGTCAGATGGAGTGGCTCTAAAAAATTACTAATCGTTCTTTATTAGTGATTTTTTTACGCATCTGCCTTTTCTGAACGTATGTGAAGAAATTCTGGCAGGCGATATATTCTCACTCTTTACTCTTTAGATAAACAACTTTTTTAGTTTCATAATATCTAAAATATGAAAGAATTATAAAAAGTATGGATTTGCAAAGAGTAAAACTGTACTGTTCGAACGAAGTGAGTCTACAGTTTTACCCATGGAATATGAAAAAATCATATTAATTCTTTGCGTAAGCTCATTAAAGCATCGGATGAATGACCATTTAATTTCAACACTGACCTTTAACTACATCTAAAATTTATAAGTTATTATTTGATTATTAAATTAAACCATTTATCAGAGGTGCTTATTTTGAGTTATTTAGACATGCTGAAAAATTGTGAGCTTTGTAATAGAAGATGTAAAGTCGATAGATTAAATGGAAGTATTGGTTTTTGTAGAGCTGATGATAAGATTAAAGTTGCTAGAGCAGCACTTCATTTTTGGGAAGAACCCTGTGTATCTGGCCAAGAAGGTTCCGGTACAGTATTTTTTTCTCATTGTAATCTTAGCTGTGTATTCTGTCAAAATCATGAGATAAGTCAAGAACATATTGGTAAAGAGATAAGTATAGAGAGACTAAGCGAAATATTTTTAGAACTCCAAGAAAAGAATGCTAACAATATAAACTTAGTAACGCCAACCCATTATGTCCCTCAAATAATTGAAGCTTTGCGTATAGCAAAAAATAAAGGATTAACAATACCAATCCTTTATAACACAAATGGATACGATACGTTGGAGACAATAAAGGCGTTAAATGGATATATCGATGTATATCTACCCGATTACAAATACTTCAACGAAAAATATGCATTAAGATATTCTACTGTAAAAGGGTATGTAGAGAACATTAATTCATTGATTGGTGAGATGCTTAACCAGGTTGGTACACCTAGATTTGATGAAAGAGGGATTATTTCTAAAGGTGTGATAGTACGTCATCTTATGCTTCCAGGATTTTTATTTGATAGTAAAAAAGTAATTGATGATATATATAGGACTTTCGGGGATTCCGTATATATAAGTATCATGAATCAATACACCCCTATGCATAAAGCATCTGATTACCCTGAAATAAATAAAACTCTTAATCCAAAACATTATGATTCACTTATTGATTATGCCTTATCTATTGGCGTTAAAAACGGATTCGTCCAAGACTCTGGAACTAGTAGTAAGAGTTTCGTCCCTTCTTTTAAAAATGAGGGAGTTTAACTTTGTTAATTAATCCCTAAATTTATCTTGTTACGGGTTACAAGGTTTCTAACTCAACTTTTAAAATTAGAAGCGCCTCATAATCACCATAAACTGTGACTATGAGGCGCTTAAAACTTAAGTTTATTTAAAGGAACCTATTAAGATATCTCATATATAATTCTGATTAGGTTAAGACTTTTTCTATATATTAATACAGATTTCTTCTTTTATAGGTACATTTATTCTTTTTAATATTGATACAATGATCAAACATACCACACAAATAAACGATATAATCCTAAATAAAAGAAAAATACTAATATGTTCTAAAAGAATTCCTCCTCCTATATTACCAATGAAGTTGCCTATACCACATGCCGCTGCAAAGAAAGTCATAACAGAGGACTTCATTCTCTCTGGAGTAATCTTATTCATATATTGATACGATGATATCAAAAACAATGGATAGGTAATGGATTGCATACCCTGAATCATTATAACAGATATATAAGATGTACTTAATGAATCTAAAAAGTAACGAAGCACATAAAATGCCAGCCCTATCATAAGTAGATTTAGTTCTCCAAACTTATTTAACAACTTGTTTCCTAAAAACAAAGTAGGCAATTCACTTATTGCAAGAACAAACCATAATACACCTAACTTAGAGACATCACCTCCAGTT
Proteins encoded in this region:
- a CDS encoding PucR family transcriptional regulator, with translation MYNFKDYLARLSENSGVEFKLSLDDNTILFNSIISIDGALLLEKELWLGAQKAKLAISKSFEMCIPLLKYSIETKYREIFSMREQLVINMLEGKGVSSEALYNALPFLSNRCTLFLISLSKNRYDALNVIKESYDDENIISMIYKDYIVILGNFEDELDHANSMKDSILSDIYTKCYISYSSFSGGADDIKNAFNDAALYITLSKKYDLKETVYDSDKLILEKVIYNINDNMKEELFIKFKDKFSKFDSEIISTIEEFANCGLNISEAAKKLYIHRNTLIYRLDKIYKDTGYDIRNFKEASIFIIAFFIWKERRA
- a CDS encoding radical SAM protein; translation: MLKNCELCNRRCKVDRLNGSIGFCRADDKIKVARAALHFWEEPCVSGQEGSGTVFFSHCNLSCVFCQNHEISQEHIGKEISIERLSEIFLELQEKNANNINLVTPTHYVPQIIEALRIAKNKGLTIPILYNTNGYDTLETIKALNGYIDVYLPDYKYFNEKYALRYSTVKGYVENINSLIGEMLNQVGTPRFDERGIISKGVIVRHLMLPGFLFDSKKVIDDIYRTFGDSVYISIMNQYTPMHKASDYPEINKTLNPKHYDSLIDYALSIGVKNGFVQDSGTSSKSFVPSFKNEGV
- a CDS encoding class I SAM-dependent rRNA methyltransferase → MSSKFYLHKIANKKLSAGRPWIYIDEINEYDGDYENGDIVEVYNDRSEFIGKGYINDRSKITIRLMTKDINEEIDINFFRKRLKNAWSYREKVIDTSSCRFVFGEADFLPGLTIDKFEDYYVIQISTLGMDKYRDIIVKVLTEDFGAKGIFERSDIGTREIEGLEQKKGFLTEQFDTMVEITENGVKYLVDLENGQKTGFFLDQKENRKAIHRICKDAEVLDCFTHTGSFALNAGVAGAKSVLGIDVSQHAVDFATKNSELNGLSDTVKFECHNAFDILPKWAKEDRKFDVVILDPPAFTKSKNTVTGAKRGYKEINLRGLKMVREGGFLVTCSCSHYMSEELLKKTIEEAARDAKRQLRQVEFRTQSADHPILWSSDESYYLKFFIFQVI
- a CDS encoding ABC transporter ATP-binding protein, yielding MANLSLKHIYKVYQGDVTAVKDFNLEIEDKEFIVFVGPSGCGKSTTLRMIAGLEEISDGELWIGDKIVNDVAPKDRDIAMVFQSYALYPHMTVYDNMAFGLKLRKVDKAEIDKKVREAAKSLDIEHLLDRKPKALSGGQRQRVALGRAIVREPKVFLMDEPLSNLDAKLRVQMRTEISKLHKRLQTTFIYVTHDQTEAMTMGTRIVVMRDGLVQQVASPQEVYDHPANIFVAGFIGSPQMNFLDAKVSEEQGKVALTVGTERIVLNDQQSSVLKKNNYVGKDVIMGIRPEHIDDDPDFIARNQNSIIEAKVEVTELMGAESYIYVSKDGNNMTIRVNGSTKLESGDKGKFAIEVDKIHVFDKETELTIL
- a CDS encoding TIGR01212 family radical SAM protein (This family includes YhcC from E. coli K-12, an uncharacterized radical SAM protein.) codes for the protein MEQMKMWGNKPYHSLNYFLREKFGEKIFKISLDGGFTCPNRDGTISKGGCLFCSERGSGDFAGDRCFSITSQFNDIKNMMQKKWKNGKYIAYFQAYTNTYAPVEVLREKYEEALKQEDVIGIAIATRPDCLDEQVLDLLEEISKKVYLWVELGLQTVSDDTAKLINRGYKLEMFEQAVERLKRRSIDIVVHCIFGLPGETEQDMYKTVDYIAHSGVNGVKFHLLHLLKETPMVRLYDQGKLKFLSQEQYIDIICKSITMLPDDMVIHRLTGDAPRDSLIGPMWSLKKWEILNEIDNTMNRNHYYQGLYFTTNS
- a CDS encoding YkvI family membrane protein; protein product: MRKEALKVFQVAAVFIGTIVGAGLASGKEITQFFTSYGYKSFIGIIFCGLFYIAMCSIMAKISIKFNLNSYGEVINVVSPNFLGKITGVITTLYLISSASIILAGSGALLHQFFGIPKILGTLIMATAALLALTRETSGLIEVNSFIVPSLILVISTILILYLVFYKDVVTIPHLKSLGAQKSNWWLSTILYSGYNILCCSGVLVPLSTEMKKTKTMILGISLGAIGLTLLCMAINLMLMLNQPYIYQYEIPLLYITNRFGRVLQIVLLCIIWLEMFSTEVSDVFSISKTIDKVLKIKYDTAIFLVIGLAILVSQIGFTNLISTLYPMFGVLSLIFISQCIYFYVRKMR